The Alnus glutinosa chromosome 8, dhAlnGlut1.1, whole genome shotgun sequence DNA segment AATAGCAATGGGACAAAAGTTTTGTTATCACATACATTGGAAATGGCTATAGTCTCGAGGTATGCTATGAAATAAGCAAGAGCCAATATCCACGCAGCCTCAGTCATCCATCGAACTTTCTCTGGCAAGTCAGCAATAGAATGCCGTAGTCTGCGAAGTGTTATGTTTGATGTAACATGATAAAATAGAAAGCAAACATGTGTGAGAAGGAAAGTTGTGTGTGGTACCtgtaaagaaacaaaataagtcATTAGAAATGATAACATGTAATTACTACAGAGAGCTTCTTGTTTTTTCATGGCTTACGTTGTTCATCTTCCATGATGGAAAAGTATAAGAAGCTCCCAAAACTGTGAAGAAATAGTGGGTCCAAAAGTAATTCCCAACATAGCTAAAGATTATAATCCAGAGACTGGCCTGCCACAACAATAAGTTCAAGTTTCAGGCCAAGAATAGATATCTTACAAAAAAGATCTGACTTATTGAGAGGCAAAGATGCAATGCAAGCGGATCAACTTTATCATAAGCAGAGGAGAGATAAGCACCATTGAAATGTTAAAGAAAGGTTGTATAAACCTGGCTATGGTGTTTACATTGTAAATCAATCCAGCTTATAGTGTGATCAAAGTATTTACGTGTCAATAACATTATTCCCTATCCACGAATATGGCAAATAGTCATCAATAATCACACATTTATCTTTGAAAATTACCACATTGTAATACCATATACAAACACCCTTCTCATGTCATTTTCCACATGTGTTTAAAAGCTCTACCTCTACCAAAATGCTTGAGAGTGCCATTAACCCTGCATTAGAACTATTCATACTCAAGAATAAATGTATTTAATTGACATAAGGGTTCCAGAAagccaaatgaaaataaagagtttaaaaGAAGAATTCCCTTGGTAATctcacaaaaacttaaaaaaccaCAGCTTTTAGATATTTTGAGAGACACAAGAGAAGGAACTGCTGAAACTTCTATCATGATGCAATAACACACTTCTTATCAGCAAATTCATAGTCCATTTTGTATCAATCCACGCTAAAAATGTATATAACATATAAATACTCATATCCCATGCAATTCAAGGTGACAGATATGCCAAAAAGATTGTATAAAAGACAGGTCCATCACAACTGCCAATAAATGAATCATACTATAATAAATGAAAACAACATATCATCAGGAAGATGCATGACCCAAATACAACTTTCATTGTTCTATAACCTTTTCATAATTATGATATGCAAACTGTTAACCATAAAAACACTTGCCTTGACCCAATACCGATCCTTCCAAGACATACTGCTATCAGCCTGCAAAAGgattcaaaagaaagaaaagagttagagcaCATAAACAATTCATAGGGCCTAAGGTTTTCCTCCATTAGGCATTCCAACCACTAAACCATGTTTCTGAGCAACTAGTTACCCTCCCCACAGTCCTTTTAGCTTCAGAGTGGATATTAGGATGAATGTACTAGCTCTAAATAGCAACAACTTCTCACAAATAATGAAAGGCTCAGCTGACAGTCAATTTAGCATTCATTAGATTTTTTGGAAaagaaagtttaaaaaaatagtttggaTAAGCCCATCACAATTTATTCTaagtcaataatattattattaatctcCCATTGCCAAGCACAAAGCTAAATACTTTACttcataaatcatttaaaacttgaattttatctataaaaaaaaaaaaaggaaataaaaatcaGGAATGTACCTTTCCAACAAATAGCATTGGTATCAAGAAAGAAGGAACTGCTGAAACCAATCCCAGAAGCAGATACTCCAATTCTGTAAATCTCTGTCAATTACCAAAACGATACCTCTTACACAAAGTTTTCAGGGATTATCTTAGAGAGATGGCatttttttagatttgattAAAAACCCATTACTACCATTCATAACAACATGCAAACTGCAACTAAGATCAATGAATTACATCGTTCAGCTACATTTAAAAATCTACAAGTAATGAAATACTTATAGCAGCAGGCATAGACTGAAAATGGACCAAAAGGAAGACAACGAAGGAAAAGCCCAAACCTCGTAGAGCCTGAACGGCACGACGATTCCCAAGCAGAGAGTGAGCCAAAAGGGAGTGTAGCCGAGGAAGAACAGCTCGCCCCATCGCTTGCTCGGGTCAGGCGCGAGCCATAAGCTGGAAAAACGACAATCCGATTCCGCACCTGCGCCATTAGCCAAACGCAGTTTTTATAAGGGGATTTAGCATAAACCCTGTATGATTAAGAGAGATGAAGAAGTCGAAGAGGATGGCGGAAAATCACCCCGCATTTGGGTATTCGGATCTGGATTTAAAAATGCTGTTCGGATTTTGGGACTGACTGAGAGAGTGAACTTTGCTGATGATCAAGTCTAGTCTTGAATGCGCCGTTGATGCTCTGGGGCTGTTGAGCTGCTACACACTCGCAGATAGATAGTGCCTAGTGTATCGGTGAAACAAGGCTCACTTTCGGAATTATTTACCAAACTACCACGTTTCCGATAGGAACGCCATAATTTAGTATAAGAGATGACTGAATAGAGAGCTTCTACACATCTTCCCTTCATCCCTTTATCAt contains these protein-coding regions:
- the LOC133875338 gene encoding cycloeucalenol cycloisomerase; this encodes MRGAESDCRFSSLWLAPDPSKRWGELFFLGYTPFWLTLCLGIVVPFRLYERFTELEYLLLGLVSAVPSFLIPMLFVGKADSSMSWKDRYWVKASLWIIIFSYVGNYFWTHYFFTVLGASYTFPSWKMNNVPHTTFLLTHVCFLFYHVTSNITLRRLRHSIADLPEKVRWMTEAAWILALAYFIAYLETIAISNFPYYQFVDRASMYKVGSLFYAIYFIVSFPMFLRIDEKPGDPWDLPRVAVDALGAAMLVTIILELWRIFLGPIIPISDSKQCHQPGLPWFPGHVNET